Proteins from a genomic interval of Paenibacillus lentus:
- a CDS encoding EndoU domain-containing protein, protein MKLFGLIDLVKYAIEQAKEMTLESRLSQFREDEQINAYFEMLQNGNAEERSFAEQQLMLIKSAFDQIAQYQTEYAIYSKFGNQKYMDEAHQLVEQARAQLSALGVSEKWYAADVNLRAHFMGSPLRALRYDPYKTDGSAMPALSEQRFAIALGMINLNYQNWARDRYEFIEAGAIAAEARRKEIPLKVEEYNKTISKQNIEYVQQYLAEINLYRGEITGKYSPELLRAVERFQDNYNSSELSAELQYKFDEVNGKIDHRVLNLIYMNKDLVEKSPRNLDMCLIPGGLEDTRSVFEKTIDYFNKSIDSFKEIGSDIMVAADERANKALDSPGDFLNYISFGIPKGIYDGYAYRAENRHESAYTYIDWLSSGVLSGVYEPFVGIFTTDDPFSKQHWLDSAGLATQIVGLGAARMQLKSNSKGSGGSLNANTNVDLNKTKKVETEPKKTNPDPVDNSLANKGKDELRAWVEANIEQSAAAREASRFDEYLKKEKELLEAIEKKKTSEPLEGRGNLVFKSDYDDHLINVKKFDRDPSKGITGGHNMDEFYNYFRNVLKLDDVDFINKVTPHPTIDGIIEINYKIPKLDNKGNLTGEYKYFKNPKTVYDPSKISETTIIEWGKAAMQQGIDAGSIVGRKITGIAQTVEVIDFLCKKTYFPRKSRIERIKI, encoded by the coding sequence TTGAAGCTTTTTGGCCTAATTGATCTCGTTAAGTATGCGATAGAGCAGGCCAAGGAAATGACACTGGAATCCAGACTGAGCCAATTTAGGGAAGACGAGCAAATCAACGCCTATTTTGAAATGCTGCAGAATGGAAATGCTGAAGAGCGTTCATTTGCCGAACAGCAGCTTATGTTAATTAAAAGTGCCTTCGATCAAATCGCTCAATACCAAACGGAATATGCGATATATAGCAAGTTTGGCAACCAGAAGTATATGGATGAAGCTCACCAATTGGTGGAGCAAGCACGGGCACAGCTATCAGCGCTTGGCGTATCGGAGAAGTGGTATGCAGCCGATGTCAATTTAAGAGCTCATTTTATGGGCTCACCGCTGCGTGCGCTTCGGTATGACCCCTACAAAACAGATGGCTCGGCCATGCCTGCCCTGAGTGAACAACGTTTCGCCATTGCATTAGGCATGATTAACTTGAATTATCAAAACTGGGCAAGAGATCGCTATGAATTCATTGAGGCAGGAGCAATTGCAGCAGAAGCAAGACGAAAAGAAATTCCACTTAAAGTAGAGGAATATAACAAGACCATCTCGAAGCAGAATATTGAATATGTGCAGCAGTACCTAGCCGAAATCAATCTATATCGTGGCGAAATAACGGGTAAATATAGTCCTGAGCTGCTCAGGGCGGTCGAAAGATTCCAAGATAACTACAACTCTAGTGAATTATCTGCGGAGCTTCAGTATAAGTTCGACGAGGTCAATGGCAAGATCGATCATAGAGTCTTAAATTTGATTTATATGAACAAGGATCTCGTCGAAAAATCGCCTCGTAACCTGGATATGTGTCTCATACCCGGGGGCTTGGAGGATACGCGAAGTGTATTTGAAAAAACGATAGATTACTTCAATAAATCCATAGACAGCTTCAAGGAAATCGGCTCCGATATTATGGTGGCAGCAGATGAACGAGCGAATAAGGCGCTGGATTCACCGGGCGATTTTCTGAATTATATTAGCTTCGGCATTCCCAAAGGAATTTATGATGGTTATGCCTACCGAGCTGAAAACAGGCATGAATCTGCCTATACTTATATTGATTGGTTATCCTCGGGAGTATTGTCCGGGGTGTATGAACCGTTTGTAGGCATCTTTACCACGGACGATCCATTTTCCAAACAGCATTGGCTAGATAGTGCAGGGCTGGCCACTCAAATTGTAGGTCTTGGGGCTGCAAGAATGCAGCTTAAATCGAACTCCAAAGGCAGCGGCGGATCACTTAACGCTAACACTAACGTAGACTTAAATAAGACAAAGAAAGTAGAAACTGAGCCGAAAAAGACGAATCCAGATCCAGTAGATAATTCTTTGGCTAATAAGGGGAAAGATGAATTACGTGCATGGGTTGAGGCAAATATTGAGCAGAGCGCAGCTGCAAGAGAAGCGTCCAGGTTCGACGAGTATTTGAAGAAAGAGAAGGAATTACTTGAAGCTATAGAGAAAAAGAAAACAAGCGAGCCTCTTGAGGGGAGGGGTAATCTAGTCTTCAAATCAGATTATGATGACCATTTAATAAACGTTAAGAAATTTGACCGAGATCCATCAAAAGGTATTACAGGCGGTCACAATATGGATGAGTTCTACAATTATTTCAGGAATGTTTTGAAGTTAGATGATGTGGACTTTATTAACAAGGTAACACCGCACCCCACAATTGACGGAATTATTGAAATTAATTACAAGATACCTAAACTTGATAATAAGGGCAACTTGACTGGAGAGTATAAGTACTTCAAAAATCCCAAAACTGTGTATGACCCATCCAAAATTTCTGAGACGACAATAATCGAATGGGGTAAAGCCGCTATGCAACAAGGAATTGATGCTGGTAGTATTGTCGGAAGAAAAATAACTGGTATTGCTCAGACTGTTGAAGTAATTGATTTTCTATGCAAGAAAACATACTTTCCACGGAAATCCAGAATCGAAAGGATTAAAATATAA
- a CDS encoding GNAT family N-acetyltransferase: MLFESSRIRLRKMTHEDTELYHTWRNDMDVMQTTNPSLDVYSLEETKVFVDQVILGAHSAKSYIMVDKINETPIGVVSLILIDYKNRNAECIIDIGEKEYWGKGYGSEGLKLLLDYAFYEMNLHRVSLKVFSFNDRAIHLYKKIGFQQEGVIRECLFREGKWVDIIQMGILQDEYFNK; the protein is encoded by the coding sequence ATGTTGTTCGAATCATCAAGAATCAGATTAAGAAAAATGACGCACGAAGATACAGAGCTGTATCACACATGGAGAAATGATATGGATGTGATGCAAACCACCAATCCGTCGTTAGACGTTTATTCCCTGGAGGAAACGAAAGTATTTGTTGATCAGGTCATCCTTGGGGCGCATTCCGCTAAAAGCTACATTATGGTTGATAAAATCAATGAAACGCCCATTGGCGTTGTCTCCTTAATCCTAATTGACTATAAAAACAGAAATGCGGAGTGCATTATTGACATCGGAGAAAAGGAATATTGGGGAAAAGGCTACGGTTCAGAAGGACTGAAGTTACTGCTGGACTATGCTTTTTATGAAATGAATCTGCACAGGGTATCTCTTAAGGTATTTTCGTTTAATGACAGGGCGATTCATCTGTATAAAAAAATCGGCTTTCAACAGGAAGGAGTGATCAGGGAATGCCTATTTAGAGAAGGAAAATGGGTTGATATCATACAAATGGGTATTCTCCAGGATGAGTATTTTAACAAGTAA
- a CDS encoding DUF2871 domain-containing protein — protein sequence MKKLYYTSFFYAILGLFAGIAYREITKHSNFSGETVLVALHTHILVLGFLFFTIALILAKLFKVHEAKSFGVWYIVYNLGLFITIGAMAVRGMLQINGTDISFLPHIAGLGHAILGTAIIWLLVLLRKRVQ from the coding sequence ATGAAAAAGTTGTATTATACGTCCTTCTTCTACGCCATCCTCGGCTTGTTTGCCGGCATTGCCTATCGCGAGATTACCAAGCATAGCAACTTCAGCGGGGAAACCGTCCTCGTTGCCCTTCATACGCATATTTTAGTGCTGGGCTTCCTCTTTTTTACCATCGCCCTGATTCTTGCCAAGCTGTTCAAGGTGCATGAAGCGAAGTCCTTTGGAGTATGGTATATCGTGTATAACCTGGGCCTCTTCATTACCATCGGCGCTATGGCGGTTCGCGGCATGCTGCAAATCAACGGCACCGACATCAGCTTCCTGCCGCACATCGCTGGGCTCGGCCACGCGATCCTCGGCACAGCCATCATCTGGCTGCTCGTGCTGCTGCGCAAGAGAGTTCAATAA
- a CDS encoding beta-class carbonic anhydrase, giving the protein MSQIETILEHNKKFVTDKEYEAYITDKFPDKKIAIVTCMDTRLVELLPKAMNLRNGDAKIIKNAGAVISQPFGSVMRSLLLAIYELQAEEVFIVGHTGCGMASLNSEHMINEMRERGISDDILSTLENSGIRLRKWLRGFNDEKEGIIHTVGIVKNHPLLPAHIPVHGMLIDSTTGELELIVDGRE; this is encoded by the coding sequence ATGAGCCAAATTGAAACTATTCTGGAGCATAACAAGAAATTTGTAACTGACAAAGAATACGAAGCATATATCACGGACAAATTTCCCGATAAGAAAATCGCCATCGTAACATGTATGGATACAAGACTCGTCGAGCTATTGCCTAAAGCCATGAACCTGCGTAATGGCGACGCCAAAATTATTAAAAATGCAGGGGCCGTCATCTCTCAGCCTTTTGGATCCGTAATGCGGAGTCTGTTGCTCGCCATTTACGAGCTACAAGCTGAAGAGGTATTCATCGTCGGCCATACCGGCTGCGGCATGGCATCTCTGAACTCAGAGCATATGATTAATGAAATGAGAGAGCGCGGAATTTCAGATGACATACTGAGCACGTTGGAGAACTCGGGAATTCGACTGAGAAAATGGCTCCGCGGCTTCAATGACGAAAAAGAGGGCATTATCCATACCGTTGGGATCGTTAAAAATCACCCGCTTCTGCCAGCACATATCCCTGTTCACGGCATGCTGATTGACTCCACAACCGGAGAACTCGAGCTTATCGTTGACGGTAGAGAGTAG
- a CDS encoding carboxypeptidase M32, with product MNQTTASTWKQFDELQRKIKSYHEAVALMHWDLRTGAPKKGAQGRSETIGMLMTEAFRLQTSEEMGNFLTYLNSPAVLAELDEIKQRIITVTQEEYDRSVKIPPKKYQEYTELTALAETLWEDFKEEGDYAGFEPYLAQIIEKTNEFIDYWGSKATRYDTLLHMYEPDLTVEKLDEVFGQLRDRLVPLVEAIKEASQEPQASFMNQLFDKAQQEKFGLFMLEQMGYDFEAGRVDESVHPFEITLNQGDVRITTHYLQDDVTFALFSSLHEGGHALYEQNVSPELAGTPLGEGASMGIHESQSRLWENFIGRSLEFWTRYYGDLQQHFPEQLKNVTVDEFYKAVNRVENSLVRIQADELTYNLHIIIRYEIEKQLFNDGLSVSDLPKVWNEKYKAYLGLTPPNDSLGVLQDVHWSGGSFGYFPSYALGNMYAAQIVNTMRKQLPNLDDLIAEGNFAPIKEWLTEQIYKYGKSQKPAEIMKRVTGEELNPNYLADYLEQKYKAIYGLS from the coding sequence ATGAATCAGACAACCGCTTCGACTTGGAAACAATTTGATGAATTACAACGGAAAATTAAAAGTTATCACGAAGCTGTAGCTCTGATGCATTGGGATCTTCGCACAGGTGCACCGAAGAAAGGGGCGCAGGGGCGTTCCGAGACGATCGGCATGCTCATGACGGAAGCCTTCAGGCTTCAGACATCGGAAGAGATGGGGAATTTCCTCACCTATTTAAATTCGCCGGCCGTTTTGGCCGAGCTTGATGAAATCAAACAACGGATCATTACCGTTACTCAGGAGGAATACGATCGCAGCGTGAAGATTCCGCCGAAGAAGTACCAGGAATATACGGAGCTTACCGCGCTTGCGGAGACGCTGTGGGAGGACTTCAAGGAAGAAGGCGATTATGCCGGATTCGAGCCTTATTTGGCGCAGATCATTGAGAAGACCAATGAATTTATTGATTACTGGGGGTCCAAGGCAACCCGGTATGATACGCTACTTCATATGTATGAACCGGATTTGACGGTAGAGAAGCTTGATGAAGTGTTTGGACAGCTTCGGGATCGGCTTGTGCCTTTGGTCGAGGCGATTAAAGAGGCGTCTCAGGAGCCGCAAGCTTCCTTTATGAATCAATTGTTTGACAAAGCGCAGCAGGAAAAATTCGGATTGTTTATGCTGGAGCAAATGGGATATGACTTTGAAGCCGGGCGTGTCGATGAAAGTGTGCATCCTTTTGAAATTACTTTGAATCAAGGGGACGTCCGTATCACGACGCATTATCTGCAGGACGACGTGACCTTCGCATTGTTCAGCTCTCTGCATGAGGGAGGGCATGCCTTGTACGAACAGAATGTGAGTCCAGAGCTGGCAGGAACTCCGCTTGGCGAAGGGGCGTCAATGGGCATTCATGAATCCCAGTCCCGCCTGTGGGAGAATTTTATCGGACGCAGCCTTGAATTCTGGACGCGGTATTACGGCGATTTGCAGCAGCATTTCCCGGAACAGCTGAAAAATGTCACCGTGGACGAATTTTATAAGGCGGTGAATCGGGTGGAAAACTCTTTGGTCCGCATTCAAGCCGATGAGCTGACGTACAATTTGCATATCATTATCCGCTATGAAATTGAGAAGCAGCTGTTTAACGATGGATTATCGGTTAGCGATTTGCCTAAGGTGTGGAATGAGAAGTACAAGGCCTACCTCGGCTTGACACCACCGAATGACAGCTTGGGCGTGCTGCAGGATGTGCATTGGTCCGGCGGAAGCTTCGGTTACTTCCCTTCCTATGCGCTCGGAAATATGTATGCGGCACAAATTGTAAACACGATGCGTAAACAATTGCCGAACTTAGACGATTTAATTGCGGAAGGGAATTTTGCACCGATCAAGGAGTGGCTCACGGAGCAAATTTATAAATACGGCAAAAGTCAAAAGCCAGCCGAAATCATGAAGCGGGTTACGGGCGAAGAGCTCAATCCGAATTATTTAGCCGATTATTTGGAGCAGAAATATAAAGCAATCTACGGGCTGAGCTAA
- a CDS encoding ABC transporter substrate-binding protein, whose protein sequence is MWNKRHALFWIALFLFLPAFLSGCGGNGQLHKVKVGEVTRSVFYAPQYVALEKGFFEEEGLEVELQTTAGGDKTMTALLSGAIDVALVGAETSIYVYQQGAEDPVINFAQLTQTDGTFLVSREQMDNFDWSQLHGAVFLGQRKGGMPQMAGEFSLRKHGIDPHRDLELIQNIDFANIAAAYASGTGQFVQLFEPQASIFEREGKGHVIASFGMESGRLPYTVYMTKQSYMNKNDEVVQKLTHAIHKAQIWVQEHSPAETASVISPFFKDTDLDVLESSVKRYLEQGSYAESPEITEEAWNNLLDVMEGAGELKVRASVDELAENKYAKFAIKSDPSP, encoded by the coding sequence ATGTGGAATAAACGTCATGCCCTATTCTGGATTGCGCTATTTTTATTCCTTCCCGCATTTCTCAGCGGATGCGGAGGTAACGGTCAGTTGCATAAAGTTAAAGTCGGGGAAGTAACCCGTTCCGTCTTTTATGCACCGCAATATGTCGCATTGGAGAAGGGCTTTTTTGAAGAGGAAGGACTGGAGGTGGAATTGCAGACGACAGCCGGAGGGGATAAGACGATGACGGCTCTATTATCCGGTGCAATCGATGTGGCGTTAGTCGGAGCTGAAACCTCCATCTATGTCTACCAGCAAGGAGCGGAAGATCCGGTCATTAACTTTGCACAGCTTACACAGACGGATGGCACTTTTCTCGTGTCTAGGGAACAAATGGACAATTTTGACTGGTCACAGCTTCATGGGGCGGTATTCCTCGGGCAGCGCAAGGGCGGAATGCCGCAGATGGCGGGGGAATTTTCGCTGCGCAAGCATGGCATTGATCCGCACCGTGATCTAGAGCTCATTCAGAATATCGACTTTGCCAACATCGCTGCTGCATACGCCTCGGGCACAGGACAGTTTGTACAGCTGTTTGAACCGCAGGCCTCGATTTTTGAGCGCGAAGGTAAGGGACATGTCATTGCTTCCTTTGGCATGGAGAGCGGTCGATTACCTTACACGGTATACATGACGAAGCAAAGCTACATGAACAAGAATGACGAGGTCGTGCAAAAGCTCACACATGCGATCCACAAAGCGCAAATCTGGGTTCAGGAGCACTCCCCAGCGGAAACGGCGAGCGTGATATCTCCTTTTTTCAAGGATACGGATTTGGATGTTCTCGAGAGCTCGGTTAAGCGTTACTTGGAGCAAGGCTCATATGCCGAATCCCCGGAAATTACGGAGGAGGCCTGGAATAATCTGCTGGACGTCATGGAAGGAGCAGGCGAGCTAAAGGTGCGTGCATCCGTAGATGAGCTGGCTGAGAATAAATATGCGAAGTTCGCCATTAAGTCAGACCCATCGCCGTAA
- a CDS encoding ABC transporter ATP-binding protein, which produces MVPIIQLKHVDLAYVTDREVTLALEDMNLSAQSGEFISLVGPSGCGKTTLLSLMAGLIPPSRGLVLLHGKPVKGPTPEVGYMLQQDYLFPWRTIQDNVLLGLELTNLLSKQSVELAEDLLEGMGLDGTSHMFPHQLSGGMRQRVALARTLATNPDLLLLDEPFSALDYQTKLQLEDLVVDTLKQRGKTGILVTHDLSEAIAVSDRVIVLGARPGKIRSTFEVPDNIRRAQPFYAREEPGFNALFHEIWGELEASERKGKT; this is translated from the coding sequence ATGGTGCCTATCATTCAACTAAAGCACGTTGATCTGGCTTATGTAACCGATCGTGAAGTTACGCTTGCACTCGAAGATATGAATCTGTCCGCCCAAAGCGGGGAGTTCATCAGCTTGGTCGGTCCAAGCGGCTGCGGCAAAACGACGCTGTTATCGCTGATGGCCGGATTAATCCCCCCTTCAAGAGGACTCGTACTGCTTCATGGCAAGCCCGTAAAAGGGCCTACCCCGGAAGTGGGTTACATGCTGCAGCAAGATTATTTATTTCCATGGCGAACCATTCAGGACAATGTACTGCTTGGTCTGGAACTAACTAATCTGCTTAGCAAGCAAAGCGTAGAATTGGCCGAAGATCTTTTGGAAGGCATGGGGCTTGACGGGACGTCTCATATGTTCCCGCACCAGCTCTCGGGCGGAATGAGGCAGCGGGTTGCGCTCGCTAGAACTCTCGCTACCAACCCGGACTTGCTGCTGCTTGATGAACCCTTCTCCGCCCTCGATTACCAGACGAAGCTGCAGTTGGAGGATCTGGTGGTTGATACGCTCAAGCAGCGAGGAAAGACCGGGATCCTCGTCACGCATGATCTGTCGGAAGCGATCGCTGTCAGTGATCGGGTTATCGTTCTTGGTGCAAGACCTGGCAAAATTCGCAGTACCTTTGAAGTACCGGACAATATCCGCCGGGCGCAGCCTTTTTATGCGCGGGAGGAACCGGGGTTCAATGCTCTGTTCCATGAAATTTGGGGTGAACTCGAAGCATCCGAGAGAAAGGGGAAAACCTGA
- a CDS encoding ABC transporter permease encodes MKEERSEATVASNQQDLSSLDSPIWLSHKWRQHLQAKRRLKRGVFAVQSLILLFFILLWELAGRLKWVDVLIFSYPSKVGQQIVKDVVSGELWPHLAMTVSETVVGFLLGTLIGTLLAVVIWWSPFLSKVLDPYMVVFNSMPKVALGPIFIVLFGAGFTAIVITTLSITVIVTTLVVYTSFNEVDANYTKVIRTFGGTRKDVFQKAILPASFPTIISTLKVNVGMAWVGVIVGEFLVAKIGLGYLIVYGFQVFNFTLVLSSLVIIALVATAMYQLVVYIERKLVREQ; translated from the coding sequence ATGAAGGAGGAGCGCTCGGAGGCTACAGTGGCCTCCAATCAACAAGACTTAAGCAGCTTGGATTCACCGATATGGTTATCCCATAAATGGCGGCAGCATCTGCAGGCTAAACGTCGATTAAAGCGAGGAGTATTTGCAGTTCAGTCCTTGATACTACTATTTTTCATTCTCCTATGGGAGCTTGCTGGCCGACTAAAATGGGTCGATGTGCTGATCTTCAGTTATCCGTCCAAAGTCGGGCAGCAAATCGTGAAGGACGTTGTCAGTGGAGAGCTATGGCCTCATCTGGCCATGACGGTATCGGAGACCGTAGTTGGCTTTTTGTTAGGTACTTTGATTGGTACGCTGCTCGCCGTTGTCATCTGGTGGTCGCCGTTTCTGTCCAAGGTGCTTGATCCGTATATGGTCGTGTTTAACAGCATGCCTAAGGTTGCATTAGGTCCGATATTTATCGTGTTGTTCGGTGCCGGATTTACGGCAATCGTCATTACAACCTTATCCATTACCGTCATTGTTACGACATTGGTCGTATATACCAGCTTTAATGAGGTTGATGCGAACTATACGAAGGTCATCCGCACCTTTGGTGGAACTCGAAAGGACGTGTTCCAGAAAGCGATACTACCCGCTTCCTTTCCAACCATTATCTCCACACTAAAAGTTAACGTAGGCATGGCATGGGTCGGCGTTATCGTCGGGGAATTTCTCGTCGCCAAAATTGGCCTTGGCTACCTCATCGTATATGGTTTTCAAGTGTTTAATTTTACGCTGGTCTTGTCCAGTCTCGTTATTATTGCGCTGGTGGCTACAGCCATGTATCAGCTTGTTGTTTATATTGAACGGAAGCTTGTGCGCGAGCAGTAA
- a CDS encoding aromatic acid exporter family protein, protein MGFRVIKTAIATLIAVIIADAFGIEGALSAGLLAILGVEVTRKRSLLTVSSRFFASVMGLLLAFGLFYILGFQIWVLVLYILIAFPLMARAQFKDGIVTSSVVVFRVFGGEELSLNVLLTQVELLVIGLGSAMLVNLIYMPKEQNKLSEIRQKIDELFADIFSQIALTLHHPQHVWDGKELIEAGALIDQGLSTAKRALENQLVSPDESWSVYFYMRKQQLERIESILELIAQVFQRMPQTEIAAMLFERLSLDVTKAEYTGRTEAMLLEWEQEFKKMELPSTREEFEIRSAVLQICRELAMYLEIAKKDKVPAKSKR, encoded by the coding sequence ATGGGTTTTCGTGTCATTAAAACAGCAATTGCAACATTAATAGCTGTTATCATCGCAGACGCTTTTGGAATTGAAGGAGCGCTATCAGCGGGGCTGTTAGCTATTCTAGGAGTGGAAGTGACGAGGAAACGGAGTCTGCTGACCGTATCTTCGCGTTTTTTTGCGTCAGTTATGGGACTGCTGCTGGCGTTCGGATTATTCTACATACTTGGCTTTCAAATTTGGGTGCTCGTCCTCTATATATTGATCGCATTCCCGCTTATGGCGCGGGCGCAATTCAAGGATGGGATCGTCACTAGCTCTGTCGTCGTTTTTCGAGTATTCGGGGGGGAGGAGCTTAGCCTAAACGTGTTGCTGACACAAGTCGAGCTGCTGGTGATCGGGCTCGGATCTGCGATGCTCGTGAATTTGATCTATATGCCGAAGGAACAAAATAAACTAAGCGAAATTCGGCAGAAAATCGACGAGCTTTTCGCAGACATTTTTAGTCAAATTGCTTTGACTCTTCATCATCCGCAGCATGTGTGGGACGGGAAAGAACTGATTGAAGCTGGCGCCCTGATCGATCAAGGTCTTTCTACCGCCAAGCGAGCGCTTGAGAATCAGCTTGTCTCACCGGATGAGTCCTGGAGTGTATATTTCTACATGCGCAAGCAGCAACTAGAGCGGATCGAGTCGATACTCGAACTTATCGCCCAAGTATTTCAGCGAATGCCGCAGACGGAGATCGCCGCGATGTTGTTCGAACGTTTGAGTCTGGATGTTACGAAGGCGGAATATACCGGAAGAACGGAAGCGATGCTGCTGGAGTGGGAGCAGGAATTCAAGAAAATGGAGCTGCCATCCACGCGTGAGGAATTCGAAATCCGTTCGGCCGTTCTTCAAATTTGTCGGGAGCTCGCGATGTATTTGGAAATTGCCAAAAAAGATAAAGTTCCCGCGAAATCAAAGCGATAG
- the cotE gene encoding outer spore coat protein CotE has translation MSSKYQSREIITKAICGKGRKFSTVTHTVTPPHKPTSILGAWIINHQYEAVSAGDGIEVIGTYDVNIWYSFSKNSQTEVAKETISYVENVPLTYLDSRHRSSTVEVSAEATQEPSTVEAGVTGDGRVSIRVEREFAVELIAETKINVLVVPGGDYEDKEFDFGSDLGEYEDLDPDLLDDEL, from the coding sequence ATGTCATCGAAATATCAAAGTAGAGAGATTATAACGAAAGCGATCTGTGGCAAAGGTCGTAAGTTCTCTACCGTAACCCATACCGTGACTCCGCCTCATAAGCCGACGAGCATACTTGGAGCGTGGATTATAAACCACCAGTATGAAGCGGTCTCCGCAGGCGACGGAATTGAAGTTATTGGTACTTACGATGTAAACATTTGGTATTCCTTCAGCAAAAACTCTCAGACTGAAGTAGCCAAAGAGACGATTTCTTATGTAGAAAATGTACCGCTAACCTATTTGGATTCCAGACACCGCTCTTCAACGGTGGAAGTATCTGCGGAGGCAACGCAGGAACCGAGCACCGTTGAAGCGGGTGTAACTGGGGATGGCCGTGTATCCATCCGTGTAGAGCGGGAATTCGCCGTCGAGCTCATCGCTGAAACGAAGATCAATGTCCTTGTTGTGCCGGGCGGCGATTACGAAGACAAGGAGTTCGATTTCGGATCCGATCTGGGTGAGTATGAAGACCTGGATCCAGATCTCCTCGACGACGAGCTGTAG